One stretch of Zingiber officinale cultivar Zhangliang chromosome 6B, Zo_v1.1, whole genome shotgun sequence DNA includes these proteins:
- the LOC121991634 gene encoding probable GTP diphosphokinase RSH3, chloroplastic, giving the protein MTLDDDYRIRILLLPRRRKAIDLSLSNEPGLAPSSPDLYLGFRFRSPLDSAISFSRSRSVGAWFSDRRGRCRRVKSRVFISDPDVPAGAIHASPPAGAAIYGFANFHLNSRTASFSAHVSSSAPRPIGGGLSRIFSSSAATRHVGGDDLRCDRPDELGSSYSYSSSPFKCGDHSPTSVFHGPCSGSGSSRSPPRMRNPIGSDWRTGKDGFFKRFVRNAVSPCLDYDSPSFSGSHFCIEEWPFGFDDCTMDMMPKSCFKGSVKA; this is encoded by the exons ATGACACTAGATGATGACTATCG CATCAGGATTCTTCTTCTCCCCCGGCGCAGGAAAGCAATCGACCTCTCGCTGTCCAACGAACCAGGACTCGCACCTTCCTCCCCCGATCTATATCTGGGGTTCCGATTCCGATCGCCACTGGATTCCGCCATTTCATTCTCCAGATCCCGATCTGTTGGAGCCTGGTTTTCTGATCGCCGAGGTCGGTGTCGGAGGGTAAAAAGTCGAGTTTTCATATCGGATCCTGATGTCCCTGCCGGCGCGATCCACGCGAGCCCGCCTGCTGGAGCAGCTATCTATGGCTTCGCGAACTTCCATCTCAACTCCCGCACCGCCTCCTTCTCTGCCCATGTTTCTTCCTCAGCTCCGAGGCCCATCGGCGGCGGCTTGTCCCGCATCTTCTCGTCCTCCGCTGCCACGCGCCACGTCGGCGGCGATGATTTGAGATGCGACAGGCCGGACGAGCTCGGGAGCTCGTACTCGTATTCTTCGTCGCCTTTCAAGTGCGGGGACCACAGCCCCACGTCGGTGTTCCACGGTCCGTGCAGCGGGAGCGGATCTTCCCGGAGTCCGCCTCGGATGAGGAATCCGATCGGGAGCGATTGGAGAACGGGAAAAGATGGGTTCTTCAAGCGTTTCGTTCGGAATGCCGTCAGCCCTTGCCTGGATTACGATTCCCCCAGCTTCTCTGGCAGCCATTTCTGCATCGAAGAGTGGCCTTTTGGTTTTGATGACTGTACGATGGACATGATGCCGAAGAGTTGTTTCAAAGGCTCAGTCAAGGCATGA